The stretch of DNA GAAGGAATAAACAAAACGATGGAGAAAAAACAAGTTCTTTTTATCCAGCTGCCGGAAGGAAAAGGAGAAAGTGAGCTGGCAGGCTGGGTAGTGGAAGAGCTTCAGCTTTATCCGGGCCAGGCCTCGGTGGTGATCCATTATGAAAGGACGAAGGAAACAGTAAGGCTCGGGCCGAAGTATAAAGTATCACCGAAAGAAGAGTTGATTGAGGGGCTGAAAAAAAGGTGTGGAACACGCAACGTTGTGCTTAAATCCTTTGACTAACCTTTACAATTCGGGCTGAATCGTTTAAAGTATTATATTGAATTGTGTGGTCTGACCACTTAAAGGAGAAAAAGAGGAGCTGGCAGAATGTCGAATCGGGAAGAAGCGCTTCAAATGCATAAAGAAAATCACGGTAAATTGTCGACCGGTATTAAAACAGTTGTGAAAAATGCAAAAGACTTAAGTCTTGCTTATTCACCTGGTGTGGCAGAGCCGTGCAAAGAAATTTATGAAAAGCCAGAAACCGTGTATGATTATACAATGAAGGGCAATATGGTAGCGGTTGTCTCAGACGGCACTGCAGTGCTTGGACTGGGCAATATTGGCCCGGAAGCCTCTCTTCCGGTTATGGAAGGAAAAGCTGTGCTGTTTAAGAGCTTTGCAGGAGTAGATGCTTTTCCAATCTGCTTAAACTCAACGGATCCAGAAAAAATCATTGAAACGGTTAAAATGATGGAGCCGACATTTGGCGGCGTAAACTTAGAAGATATTGCGGCTCCGAACTGCTTTGTGATTGAGGAGCGGCTGAAGAAAGAAACAAATATCCCTGTTTTCCATGATGATCAGCACGGTACTGCTATTGTGACAGTAGCCGGTTTAATTAATGCCCTTAAGCTGACAGGAAAAAAAATGACGGACATTAAAGTAGTGGCAAATGGTGCGGGTGCGGCAGGTATTGCTATTATTAAATTGTTAAAAGGATATGGCTTGCAAAATATTATTATGTGTGACTCGCGCGGAGCCATTTACGAAGGGCGCCCAGAGGGCATGAATCCCGTAAAAGACGAAGTTGCGAAGTTTACGAACCGCGAGAAAAAAGCCGGCAGCCTTGCTGATGTTATTGAAGGAGCGGACGTATTCATCGGAGTATCGGTAGCGGGTGCGCTAACGAAAGAAATGATCCAAACGATGAACGAAGAACCTATTATTTTTGCGATGGCAAACCCAACACCGGAAATTATGCCGGAAGAAGCAAAAGCAGCCGGAGCAAAAGTAATCGGAACCGGCCGTTCTGATTTTCCGAACCAGGTAAACAATGTGCTGGCTTTTCCGGGCATTTTCCGCGGGGCATTAGATGTCCGTGCCACACATATAAATGAAAAAATGAAACAAGCTGCTGTAGAAGCGATTGCCAGCCTTGTGGCTGAAGAAGACCTTCATGCCGAT from Domibacillus sp. DTU_2020_1001157_1_SI_ALB_TIR_016 encodes:
- a CDS encoding NADP-dependent malic enzyme, with product MSNREEALQMHKENHGKLSTGIKTVVKNAKDLSLAYSPGVAEPCKEIYEKPETVYDYTMKGNMVAVVSDGTAVLGLGNIGPEASLPVMEGKAVLFKSFAGVDAFPICLNSTDPEKIIETVKMMEPTFGGVNLEDIAAPNCFVIEERLKKETNIPVFHDDQHGTAIVTVAGLINALKLTGKKMTDIKVVANGAGAAGIAIIKLLKGYGLQNIIMCDSRGAIYEGRPEGMNPVKDEVAKFTNREKKAGSLADVIEGADVFIGVSVAGALTKEMIQTMNEEPIIFAMANPTPEIMPEEAKAAGAKVIGTGRSDFPNQVNNVLAFPGIFRGALDVRATHINEKMKQAAVEAIASLVAEEDLHADYVIPGPFDPRVAPAVAAAVAKAGMETGVARRKVEPEDVRQKTMQLSLIGKGE